A portion of the bacterium genome contains these proteins:
- the mtnP gene encoding S-methyl-5'-thioadenosine phosphorylase, producing MAERTLGVIGGSGLYELPGLTDVERVRPKTPFGEPSDEIVVGRLGGTRLCFLPRHGRGHRILPSELPFRANVYALKTLGVDSILAVSAVGSLREEIVPGHLVVPNQFIDRTRGRTEESTFFGRGVVAHVQFADPFCPVLSQALLGAARGAGATVHEGGTYVCMEGPAFSTRAESHLYRSWGAQIIGMTNLQEAKLAREAELCFATLALATDYDCWHASHDDVHIEDILKIIAANADLARQTVAGLAPALPERTGCPCPTALATAIITDRATIPPQVKRDLAPIAGKYL from the coding sequence CGGAACGTACGCTCGGAGTGATCGGTGGCAGCGGGCTCTACGAGCTCCCGGGGCTGACGGACGTGGAGCGCGTGCGTCCGAAGACGCCGTTCGGCGAGCCGTCGGACGAGATCGTCGTCGGACGGCTCGGCGGCACGCGGCTGTGCTTCCTGCCGCGTCACGGGCGCGGCCACCGCATCCTGCCGTCGGAGCTGCCGTTCCGCGCCAACGTCTACGCGCTGAAGACGCTCGGGGTCGACAGCATCCTCGCCGTCAGCGCCGTCGGCAGCCTGCGCGAGGAGATCGTGCCCGGGCATCTCGTGGTGCCGAACCAGTTCATCGACCGCACGCGCGGGCGCACCGAGGAGAGCACGTTCTTCGGCCGCGGCGTGGTGGCGCACGTGCAGTTCGCCGACCCGTTCTGTCCCGTCTTGTCGCAGGCGCTCCTCGGCGCGGCGCGCGGCGCGGGCGCGACGGTGCACGAGGGCGGAACGTACGTCTGCATGGAGGGCCCCGCCTTCTCGACGCGCGCGGAGTCGCATCTGTACCGGAGCTGGGGCGCGCAGATCATCGGCATGACGAACCTCCAGGAGGCCAAGCTCGCGCGCGAGGCCGAGCTCTGCTTCGCCACGCTCGCGCTGGCGACCGACTACGACTGCTGGCACGCGAGCCACGACGACGTGCACATCGAGGACATCTTGAAGATCATCGCGGCGAACGCGGACCTCGCGCGGCAGACGGTGGCGGGCCTCGCGCCGGCGCTGCCCGAGCGCACCGGCTGCCCCTGTCCCACGGCGCTCGCCACCGCGATCATCACCGATCGCGCGACCATCCCGCCGCAGGTGAAGCGCGACCTCGCGCCGATCGCGGGGAAGTACCTGTGA
- a CDS encoding carbohydrate kinase family protein, producing the protein MSNTGRRVVVTGSVAYDYLMEFPGRFLDVMVPDRMHRLSVSFQVDAMRKVRGGCAPNIAYSLRLLGAEPLLLATAGADAGDYRDWLAAEGIDVTHLRVLPDVFTASFFCNTDTEQNQIASFYSGAMARAAELAIADVDRDGLACVVVSPNDPGAMAKYAGECRTLGIPFVYDPSQQVARLEGRELLACLEGAWIFIGNDYEFGIIEKKTGLREAELLARVPVLIVTHGGEGSTIALRGGSDEAPDGITTIRVPPAKVEATALDPTGVGDAYRAGLLAARLAGLPWAVAGRVGSIAAVYALESLGPQPPRYDLATFRARYEANFGTDDRALLARLG; encoded by the coding sequence GTGAGCAACACCGGCCGCCGCGTCGTGGTCACGGGCTCCGTGGCCTACGACTACCTGATGGAGTTCCCGGGCAGGTTCCTCGACGTCATGGTGCCCGACCGCATGCACCGCCTGTCGGTGTCGTTCCAGGTGGACGCGATGCGCAAGGTGCGCGGCGGCTGTGCGCCGAACATCGCCTACAGCCTCCGGCTGCTCGGCGCAGAGCCGCTGCTCCTCGCCACCGCCGGCGCCGACGCGGGCGACTACCGCGACTGGCTCGCCGCCGAGGGCATCGACGTCACGCACCTGCGCGTCCTGCCCGACGTCTTCACGGCGTCGTTCTTCTGCAACACCGACACGGAGCAGAACCAGATCGCGAGCTTCTACAGCGGCGCCATGGCGCGCGCCGCGGAGCTCGCCATCGCCGACGTCGACCGCGACGGGCTCGCGTGCGTGGTCGTCTCGCCGAACGATCCGGGCGCGATGGCGAAATACGCGGGCGAGTGCCGCACGCTCGGCATCCCGTTCGTCTACGATCCGAGCCAGCAGGTGGCGCGGCTCGAGGGGCGCGAGCTGCTGGCGTGCCTCGAGGGGGCCTGGATCTTCATCGGCAACGACTACGAGTTCGGGATCATCGAGAAGAAGACGGGGCTGCGCGAGGCCGAGCTGCTGGCGCGCGTCCCCGTCCTGATCGTCACCCACGGCGGCGAGGGCTCCACCATCGCGCTGCGCGGCGGCTCCGACGAGGCGCCCGACGGCATCACCACGATCCGCGTGCCGCCGGCGAAGGTCGAGGCGACGGCGCTCGATCCGACCGGTGTCGGCGACGCGTATCGCGCCGGTCTGCTCGCCGCGCGCCTCGCCGGCCTGCCGTGGGCCGTCGCGGGCCGCGTCGGCAGCATCGCGGCGGTCTACGCCCTGGAGAGCCTCGGCCCGCAACCCCCGCGCTACGATCTGGCGACGTTCCGCGCGCGCTACGAGGCGAACTTCGGGACGGACGATCGGGCGCTGCTCGCACGTCTCGGATGA
- a CDS encoding glycosyltransferase family 2 protein, which translates to MSRPTLSVLIPVYNEVGCLEPLLRELGAVLDTLPHEAEIVAVDDGSSDGSFDRLVALTAREPRLRVLRLARNYGQTAAMAAAIEHARGDLLVSLDADLQNDPRDIPTLLAALRPDVDVVNGWRQDRKDPFMSRRLPSQIANRIISAVTGTALHDYGCTLRVMRAPVARELRLYGELHRFIPALAADVGARVVEVPVSHRPRTIGQSKYGISRTLRVVLDLLTVKFLSGYATRPIQLFGLVGLALAAPGTLLMGVLGFQRIVLGVPLAGRPVVLLAILLTVLGVQFVSIGLLGEMVVRTYHESQRKPIYRVREIVAGTASELTPRTPAAKGEEI; encoded by the coding sequence ATGAGTAGACCCACCCTCTCCGTCCTGATCCCGGTCTACAACGAGGTCGGCTGCCTCGAACCGCTGCTGCGCGAGCTGGGGGCGGTCCTCGATACGCTGCCGCACGAAGCGGAGATCGTCGCCGTCGACGACGGCAGCAGCGACGGCAGCTTCGACCGTCTGGTCGCGCTGACGGCGCGCGAGCCGCGCCTGCGCGTCCTGCGCCTCGCGCGCAACTACGGGCAGACGGCGGCGATGGCGGCGGCGATCGAGCACGCGCGCGGCGATCTGCTCGTCTCGCTCGACGCCGACCTGCAGAACGATCCGCGCGACATCCCGACGCTCCTGGCGGCCCTGCGGCCCGACGTCGACGTCGTGAACGGGTGGCGCCAGGACCGCAAGGATCCCTTCATGAGCCGCCGCCTACCGTCGCAGATCGCGAACCGCATCATCTCCGCGGTGACCGGCACGGCGTTGCACGACTACGGCTGCACGCTGCGCGTGATGCGCGCGCCGGTCGCGCGCGAGCTGCGGCTCTACGGCGAGCTGCACCGCTTCATTCCCGCCCTCGCCGCCGACGTGGGGGCGCGCGTGGTCGAGGTCCCGGTGTCGCATCGGCCGCGGACGATCGGCCAGTCGAAGTACGGCATCTCGCGCACGCTGCGCGTGGTGCTCGACCTGCTGACGGTCAAATTCCTGTCCGGCTACGCGACGCGCCCGATCCAGCTGTTCGGGCTCGTGGGGCTGGCGCTGGCGGCGCCGGGGACGCTGCTCATGGGCGTCCTCGGCTTCCAGCGCATCGTGCTCGGCGTGCCGCTCGCCGGACGTCCCGTCGTTCTGCTCGCCATTTTGTTGACCGTGCTCGGCGTGCAGTTCGTTTCCATCGGGCTGCTCGGCGAGATGGTGGTGCGCACGTACCACGAGTCGCAGCGCAAGCCGATCTATCGCGTGCGTGAGATCGTCGCGGGAACCGCGTCCGAATTGACACCCAGGACACCCGCCGCTAAGGGTGAAGAGATATGA
- a CDS encoding UDP-glucose/GDP-mannose dehydrogenase family protein encodes MKLCVVGTGYVGLVAGTCFAESGNDVVCIDNVAEKVERLRRGEVPIYEPGLEELIRRNVTEGRLVFDMDLADAVKKSRVCFIAVGTPEKEDGSADLGAVLAVARAIAESMDGHRVIVTKSTVPVGTHEKIRAVMEPIARHPFDVVSNPEFMKEGAAIEDFMKPDRVVIGAASLEAFKIMRELYEPFCRTGAPIIEMDNASAEMTKYAANALLATRISFMNEIANLCERVGADVDFVRRGVGHDRRLGHHFLFPGVGYGGSCFPKDVQAVIHTAHAAGMKFPLLNAVEEVNDAQKKRLVEKVVETFGENLRGKKFAIWGLAFKPKTDDMREAPSIVVIEGLLERGATVAAHDPEAEHTARAVFGDRISYHRVNYEALDGADALLIVTEWNEFRRPDYARMKKLLRAPVVFDGRNVYDPEVMREHGFTYYPIGRRPVGANAR; translated from the coding sequence ATGAAACTCTGCGTAGTTGGGACCGGCTACGTGGGTCTCGTCGCCGGCACCTGCTTCGCTGAGAGCGGTAACGACGTCGTCTGCATCGACAACGTCGCCGAGAAGGTCGAGCGTCTTCGCCGCGGCGAGGTGCCGATCTACGAGCCCGGCCTCGAAGAGCTCATCCGTCGCAACGTCACCGAAGGCCGGCTCGTGTTCGACATGGATCTCGCCGACGCGGTGAAGAAGAGCCGCGTCTGCTTCATCGCGGTCGGTACGCCGGAGAAGGAAGACGGTTCAGCCGATCTCGGTGCGGTGCTCGCGGTGGCGCGGGCGATCGCGGAGTCGATGGACGGGCATCGCGTGATCGTCACGAAGAGCACCGTCCCGGTCGGCACGCACGAGAAGATCCGTGCGGTGATGGAGCCGATCGCGCGGCATCCGTTCGACGTGGTCTCGAATCCCGAGTTCATGAAGGAAGGCGCGGCGATCGAGGACTTCATGAAGCCCGACCGGGTCGTCATCGGCGCGGCCTCGCTCGAAGCCTTCAAGATCATGCGCGAGCTGTACGAGCCGTTCTGCCGCACCGGCGCGCCCATCATCGAGATGGACAACGCGAGCGCCGAGATGACGAAGTACGCGGCCAACGCGCTGCTCGCGACGCGCATCTCGTTCATGAACGAGATCGCCAACCTCTGCGAGCGCGTCGGCGCCGACGTCGACTTCGTGCGGAGGGGCGTCGGCCACGACCGCCGCCTGGGGCATCACTTCCTCTTCCCCGGCGTCGGCTACGGCGGCTCGTGCTTCCCGAAGGACGTGCAGGCGGTCATCCACACCGCGCACGCGGCGGGCATGAAGTTCCCGCTGCTGAACGCGGTCGAGGAGGTGAACGACGCGCAGAAGAAGCGGCTCGTCGAGAAGGTCGTCGAGACCTTCGGCGAGAATCTGCGCGGAAAGAAGTTCGCCATCTGGGGCCTCGCGTTCAAGCCGAAGACCGACGACATGCGCGAGGCGCCGTCGATCGTCGTCATCGAGGGCCTGCTCGAGCGCGGCGCGACCGTCGCGGCCCACGACCCCGAAGCGGAGCACACGGCGCGCGCGGTCTTCGGCGACCGCATCAGCTATCATCGCGTCAACTACGAGGCGCTCGACGGCGCCGACGCGCTCCTCATCGTCACGGAGTGGAACGAGTTCCGCCGGCCCGACTACGCGCGCATGAAGAAGCTCCTGCGGGCGCCGGTCGTGTTCGACGGTCGCAACGTCTACGACCCCGAGGTCATGCGCGAGCACGGCTTCACCTACTACCCGATCGGCCGTCGGCCCGTCGGTGCGAACGCCCGCTAG
- a CDS encoding SDR family oxidoreductase: MARVLITGGAGFIGSHLCERFLADGADVICMDNFLTGSPDNVAHLLANPRFTLIQQDVTNYIWVKGPLDAILHFASPASPVDYLELPIQTLKVGSLGTHKALGLAKEKGARLLLASTSECYGDPLVHPQNEDYWGNVNPIGPRGVYDEAKRFAEAMTMAYQRFHKVQTRIVRIFNTHGPRMRLNDGRVVPNFIAQALRGEPMTVYGDGSQTRSFCYVSDLVEGLVRLLESGHPTPVNLGNPMEVSILQFAEVIKKLTGSKSEIVYRELPEDDPKVRQPDITRARTILGWEPKVGLEEGLSKTIEYFRSKV, from the coding sequence ATGGCGCGGGTCCTCATCACCGGCGGTGCGGGTTTCATCGGCTCGCACCTGTGCGAGCGGTTCCTCGCGGATGGCGCCGACGTCATCTGCATGGACAACTTCCTCACCGGCTCGCCGGACAACGTCGCGCACCTGCTCGCGAACCCCCGCTTCACGCTGATCCAGCAGGACGTCACGAACTACATCTGGGTGAAGGGCCCGCTCGACGCGATCCTCCACTTCGCGTCGCCGGCCAGCCCGGTCGACTACCTCGAGCTGCCGATCCAGACGCTGAAGGTCGGCTCCCTCGGCACGCACAAGGCGCTCGGCCTCGCCAAGGAGAAGGGCGCCCGGCTTCTGCTCGCCTCGACGTCGGAGTGCTACGGCGATCCGCTCGTCCACCCGCAGAACGAGGACTACTGGGGCAACGTGAACCCCATCGGTCCGCGCGGCGTGTACGACGAGGCGAAGCGCTTCGCGGAGGCCATGACCATGGCCTACCAGCGCTTCCACAAGGTGCAGACGCGCATCGTGCGCATCTTCAACACGCACGGCCCGCGCATGCGCCTCAACGACGGGCGCGTCGTGCCGAACTTCATCGCCCAGGCGCTGCGGGGCGAGCCGATGACCGTCTACGGCGACGGCAGCCAGACGCGCAGCTTCTGCTACGTGTCGGACCTCGTCGAAGGCCTCGTGCGTCTCCTCGAGTCCGGCCATCCCACGCCGGTGAACCTCGGCAACCCGATGGAGGTCTCGATCCTCCAGTTCGCCGAGGTGATCAAGAAGCTCACCGGCTCGAAGAGCGAGATCGTCTACCGCGAGCTGCCCGAAGACGACCCGAAGGTGCGCCAGCCCGACATCACCCGGGCGCGCACGATCCTCGGCTGGGAGCCGAAGGTCGGGCTCGAAGAGGGCCTGTCGAAGACCATCGAGTACTTCCGGAGCAAGGTGTGA
- a CDS encoding NAD-dependent epimerase/dehydratase family protein yields the protein MKIVVTGGAGFIGSHVVDAYVGAGHEVLIVDNLCMGKRENLHPSARFFEYDILDPKTAALIASEKPDVINHHAAQMDVRRSVADPQFDARVNILGTIGLLDAARQAGVKKFLFVSSGGAAYGEQQEYPAPETHPTWPVSPYGVSKRSGELYCHFFMAEYGLPFVAFRYANVYGPRQDPHGEAGVVAIFSGRMLRGEPVTVNGDGTQTRDYVFVGDVARMSLLALEHPATGPVNVGTGVETDVNVLAEHIRRAAGSTAEITHGPAKSGEQRRSVVAIGRAAEVYGWKPEVSLADGLARTVEFFRAKQAR from the coding sequence GTGAAGATCGTCGTCACCGGCGGCGCCGGCTTCATCGGCTCGCACGTCGTCGACGCCTACGTCGGCGCCGGGCACGAGGTGCTGATCGTCGACAACCTCTGCATGGGCAAGCGCGAGAACCTCCACCCGTCGGCGCGCTTCTTCGAGTACGACATCCTCGATCCGAAGACGGCCGCGCTGATCGCGAGCGAGAAGCCGGACGTGATCAACCATCACGCCGCGCAGATGGACGTCCGCCGCTCGGTCGCCGACCCGCAGTTCGACGCCCGGGTGAACATCCTCGGCACCATCGGGCTGCTCGACGCCGCCCGTCAGGCAGGCGTGAAGAAGTTCCTCTTCGTGTCCTCCGGCGGCGCCGCCTACGGCGAGCAGCAGGAGTACCCGGCGCCGGAGACGCATCCGACCTGGCCGGTCAGCCCGTACGGCGTCAGCAAGCGCTCGGGCGAGCTGTACTGCCACTTCTTCATGGCCGAGTACGGCCTGCCGTTCGTCGCCTTCCGCTACGCCAACGTCTACGGCCCGCGCCAGGATCCGCACGGCGAGGCCGGCGTGGTCGCGATCTTCAGCGGCAGGATGCTGCGCGGCGAGCCGGTCACCGTGAACGGCGACGGCACGCAGACGCGCGACTACGTCTTCGTCGGCGACGTCGCGCGCATGAGCCTGCTGGCGCTCGAGCATCCGGCCACGGGCCCCGTCAACGTCGGCACCGGCGTCGAGACCGACGTGAACGTGCTGGCGGAGCACATCCGCAGGGCGGCGGGCAGCACGGCCGAGATCACCCACGGGCCGGCGAAGTCGGGCGAGCAGCGGCGCAGCGTGGTCGCGATCGGGCGCGCCGCCGAGGTGTACGGGTGGAAGCCCGAGGTGTCGCTGGCCGACGGCCTGGCACGCACGGTCGAGTTCTTCCGCGCCAAGCAGGCGCGCTGA
- the lepA gene encoding translation elongation factor 4, whose protein sequence is MDQQRIRNFSIIAHIDHGKSTLADRLLERTGTVSQREMSAQFLDDMDLERERGITIKARTVRLSYAARDGKDYVLNLIDTPGHVDFTYEVSRSLAACEGAILVVDASQGVQAQTMANVYLALEHDHAIVPVLNKIDLPSAEPERVRKEIEDAIGLDASNAIPASAKSGVGIDEILEAIVRDIPPPQGDPAAPPRGLIFDSWFDPYLGAVSLIRMMDGTLSKGQRIRLMAVGKEFTITRLAVLAPRAVEVQSLGPGEVGMLSAAIKEVADTRIGDTVTSAERPAAEALPGFQPVKPMVFSGLYPADSDDYDALRDAVDKLRLNDASFAYEPETSLALGFGFRCGFLGLLHMEIIQERLEREFGLTLVTTAPTVAYRVVRTNGEAFVIDSPAKLPPTMEVEHIEEPYIRATIHLPAEFLGNVMQLCQDRRGEQKEMRYLGETRVMITYELPLAEVVLDFYDKLKSMTRGYASMDYEYLDFRPSNLVKLDLLINGDPVDALSIIVHRDSAYVRGRDLCAKLRELIPRQMFEIAIQAAIGAKIIARETVKAIRKNVTAKCYGGDITRKRKLLEKQKEGKRRMKQVGRVEIPQEAFLAVLKGSE, encoded by the coding sequence GTGGACCAGCAGCGCATCCGCAACTTCTCGATCATCGCCCACATCGACCACGGCAAGTCGACGCTGGCCGATCGCCTCCTCGAGCGCACCGGCACCGTCTCGCAGCGCGAGATGTCGGCGCAGTTCCTCGACGACATGGATCTCGAGCGCGAGCGCGGCATCACCATCAAGGCGCGCACCGTGCGCCTGTCGTACGCGGCCCGGGACGGCAAGGACTACGTCCTGAACCTCATCGACACGCCCGGCCACGTCGACTTCACCTACGAGGTGTCGCGCAGCCTCGCGGCGTGCGAGGGCGCGATCCTCGTCGTCGACGCCTCGCAGGGCGTGCAGGCGCAGACCATGGCCAACGTGTACCTGGCCCTCGAGCACGACCACGCCATCGTGCCGGTGCTGAACAAGATCGACCTGCCGAGCGCGGAGCCGGAGCGCGTGCGCAAGGAGATCGAGGACGCGATCGGTCTCGACGCCTCGAACGCGATCCCCGCGAGCGCGAAGTCGGGCGTCGGCATCGACGAGATACTCGAGGCGATCGTCCGCGACATCCCGCCGCCGCAGGGGGATCCCGCCGCGCCGCCGCGCGGGCTGATCTTCGACTCGTGGTTCGATCCCTACCTCGGCGCCGTCTCGCTGATCCGCATGATGGACGGGACGCTCTCGAAGGGGCAGCGCATCCGGCTCATGGCCGTCGGCAAGGAGTTCACCATCACGCGGCTCGCGGTGCTGGCACCGCGCGCGGTCGAGGTGCAGAGCCTCGGGCCCGGCGAGGTTGGCATGCTGTCGGCGGCGATCAAGGAGGTCGCCGACACGCGCATCGGCGACACCGTGACCAGCGCCGAGCGTCCCGCCGCCGAGGCGCTGCCGGGCTTCCAGCCGGTCAAGCCCATGGTCTTCAGCGGGCTCTATCCGGCCGATTCCGACGACTACGACGCGCTCCGCGACGCGGTCGACAAGCTGCGCCTCAACGACGCCTCGTTCGCCTACGAGCCCGAGACCTCGCTCGCGCTCGGCTTCGGCTTCCGCTGCGGTTTCCTCGGCCTGCTCCACATGGAGATCATCCAGGAGCGGCTCGAGCGCGAGTTCGGCCTGACGCTGGTGACGACCGCGCCGACGGTCGCGTACCGCGTCGTGCGCACGAACGGCGAGGCGTTCGTCATCGACAGCCCCGCGAAGCTCCCGCCGACGATGGAGGTGGAGCACATCGAGGAGCCGTACATCCGGGCGACGATCCACCTGCCCGCGGAGTTCCTCGGCAACGTGATGCAGCTGTGCCAGGACCGGCGCGGCGAGCAGAAGGAGATGCGCTACCTCGGCGAGACCCGCGTCATGATCACCTACGAGCTGCCCCTGGCCGAGGTGGTGCTCGACTTCTACGACAAGCTGAAGTCGATGACGCGCGGCTACGCGTCGATGGACTACGAGTACCTCGACTTCCGCCCGTCGAACCTCGTGAAGCTCGATCTCCTCATCAACGGCGATCCCGTCGACGCGCTCTCCATCATCGTCCACCGCGACAGCGCCTACGTCCGCGGCCGCGACCTCTGCGCCAAGCTGCGCGAGCTGATCCCGCGGCAGATGTTCGAGATCGCGATCCAGGCCGCGATCGGGGCCAAGATCATCGCCCGGGAGACGGTGAAGGCCATCCGCAAGAACGTCACCGCGAAGTGCTACGGCGGCGACATCACCCGCAAGCGCAAGCTCCTCGAGAAGCAGAAGGAGGGCAAGCGGCGCATGAAGCAGGTGGGACGGGTCGAGATCCCGCAGGAAGCGTTCCTGGCGGTCCTGAAGGGTAGCGAGTAG
- the lepB gene encoding signal peptidase I, with amino-acid sequence MPNTDAQRQEAVAYAPAAPRRKSQVREYAEALLVALLLALGIRTFVVQAFKIPSGSMLPTLEIGDHILVNKFVFGPRLEIPLTQISLGRLPGIREPRPGDVVVFIWPKDRSKDFIKRVVATAGQTVEVRSRQIYVDGKAWEDPHAHWGDRKATQAPMQGDDFGPFTVPEDNVFVMGDNRDQSYDSRFWGPVPIEDIKGLALVIYWSWDGPDRWVRWDRIGKLVE; translated from the coding sequence ATGCCGAATACCGACGCCCAGCGGCAGGAAGCGGTCGCGTACGCTCCGGCCGCGCCGCGCCGCAAGTCGCAGGTCCGTGAGTACGCGGAGGCGCTGCTCGTGGCGCTGCTCCTGGCGCTCGGCATCCGCACCTTCGTGGTCCAGGCGTTCAAGATCCCGTCCGGGTCGATGCTCCCGACGCTCGAGATCGGCGACCACATCCTGGTGAACAAGTTCGTGTTCGGGCCGCGCCTCGAGATACCGCTGACGCAGATCTCGCTCGGGCGCCTGCCCGGCATCCGCGAGCCGCGGCCGGGCGACGTCGTCGTCTTCATCTGGCCGAAGGACCGCTCGAAGGACTTCATCAAGCGCGTGGTCGCCACCGCGGGGCAGACGGTCGAGGTTCGCAGCCGCCAGATCTACGTCGACGGCAAGGCCTGGGAGGATCCGCACGCACACTGGGGCGATCGTAAGGCCACGCAGGCGCCGATGCAGGGCGACGACTTCGGCCCGTTCACGGTGCCGGAGGACAACGTCTTCGTGATGGGCGACAACCGCGACCAGAGCTACGACTCGCGCTTCTGGGGACCGGTGCCGATCGAGGACATCAAAGGTCTCGCGCTCGTCATCTACTGGTCCTGGGACGGCCCCGACCGCTGGGTGCGCTGGGACCGCATCGGCAAGCTGGTGGAGTAG
- a CDS encoding class I SAM-dependent methyltransferase produces the protein MGGHERVRDEWQAVAQGWRRWEPLFQSFTWPLALRMATAAEVKAGDRVLDVGCGIGDPTLQVAVLVGPHGAVCGVDLAEGMIAIARERATALGLAHAEFRVGDVGTLPLPSQGFDVVLARWSLIYMDDVAATLERLRAALAPGGRIAVTAWAPPDANPWFTVPLAALGRVRPLPAPDPDAPGVFHLSADGALARALVAGGFQAVGQERVVLSQFARDAAEVWGMMSEMAGPLAPLLADLGADERARLAGDVAAGLERFRAGDVLRIPAQAQLAWGRA, from the coding sequence ATGGGCGGACACGAGCGCGTTCGCGACGAGTGGCAGGCCGTGGCGCAGGGCTGGCGCCGCTGGGAGCCGCTCTTCCAGTCGTTCACCTGGCCGCTCGCACTGCGCATGGCGACGGCGGCCGAGGTGAAGGCGGGCGACCGCGTCCTCGACGTCGGCTGCGGCATCGGCGATCCGACCCTCCAGGTGGCGGTGCTGGTCGGGCCGCACGGCGCCGTCTGCGGCGTCGACCTCGCCGAGGGCATGATCGCGATCGCCCGCGAGCGCGCCACGGCGCTCGGGCTCGCGCATGCGGAGTTTCGCGTCGGCGACGTCGGCACGCTGCCGTTGCCGTCGCAGGGCTTCGACGTGGTGCTCGCGCGCTGGAGCCTCATCTACATGGACGACGTCGCCGCGACCCTGGAGCGCCTGCGGGCGGCGCTCGCCCCGGGGGGCCGCATCGCGGTGACGGCCTGGGCACCGCCGGACGCCAACCCGTGGTTCACCGTGCCGCTCGCGGCGCTGGGGCGCGTGCGGCCGTTGCCGGCGCCCGATCCCGACGCGCCGGGCGTGTTCCACCTCTCGGCCGACGGCGCCCTCGCGCGCGCGCTGGTCGCCGGCGGGTTCCAGGCGGTCGGCCAGGAGCGGGTCGTGCTGTCGCAGTTCGCGCGCGACGCCGCCGAGGTCTGGGGCATGATGAGCGAGATGGCGGGTCCCCTGGCGCCCCTGCTGGCCGATCTCGGGGCCGACGAGCGGGCGCGGCTGGCGGGCGACGTCGCCGCGGGCCTCGAGCGTTTCCGCGCCGGCGACGTGCTGCGCATCCCGGCCCAGGCTCAGCTCGCCTGGGGCCGCGCGTAG